One stretch of Anguilla anguilla isolate fAngAng1 chromosome 5, fAngAng1.pri, whole genome shotgun sequence DNA includes these proteins:
- the bdh2 gene encoding 3-hydroxybutyrate dehydrogenase type 2, producing MGRLDGKVIVLSAAAQGIGRAAAVAFAKEGAHVMATDINAEKLKELDSYPNIKTKVVDVTKRDQVEALAKELDHIDVLFNVAGFVHHGTILDCEEKDWDFTMNVNVRSMYLMIKAFLPKMLARKSGNIINMASVASSIKGVPQRCVYSTSKAAVIGLTKSVAADFIEQGIRCNCLCPGTVDTPSLRDRIQARPNPEQALKDFLARQKTGRMCTAEEVAHLCVYLASDESAYVTGTEHIIDGGWRL from the exons ATGGGTCGGCTGGACGGGAAAGTGATTGTGTTGTCGGCGGCCGCACAAGGAATTGGTCGCGCAGCAGCCGTA GCATTTGCCAAAGAGGGTGCGCATGTCATGGCAACTGACATCAATGCTGAGAAGCTGAAAGAACTGGACAGCTATCCTA ATATTAAGACCAAGGTTGTGGACGTGACCAAGCGAGATCAAGTCGAGGCCTTGGCCAAAGAACTGGACCACATCGATGTGCTCTTCAATGTGGCAGG GTTTGTGCATCATGGGACGATCCTGGACTGTGAGGAGAAGGACTGGGACTTCACCATGAACGTCAACGTGCGCAGCATGTACCTGATGATCAAGGCATTTCTGCCCAAG ATGTTGGCTCGCAAGTCTGGGAATATCATTAACATGGCATCCGTGGCATCTTCTATAAAAG GTGTGCCACAAAGGTGTGTGTACAGCACATCCAAGGCTGCTGTTATCGGACTCACCAAATCAGTGGCTGCAGATTTCATAGAGCAGGGCATACGCTGCAACTGCCTCTGTCCAG GGACGGTGGATACTCCATCGTTGAGAGACAGAATCCAGGCCAGACCCAACCCAGAACAG GCCTTGAAAGACTTCCTGGCCAGACAGAAAACTGGCAGGATGTGCACGGCTGAAGAAGTGGCGCATCTCTGTGTGTACCTGGCCTCGGATGAG TCTGCCTATGTGACTGGAACAGAACACATCATTGATGGGGGCTGGAGACTCTGA